The Candidatus Zixiibacteriota bacterium genome includes a region encoding these proteins:
- a CDS encoding amidohydrolase family protein, giving the protein MKSNHSVIILALCAGSVLAASGTTPELGIRDHTPDLTALVNARVVISPDRTIDSAVIVFEHGVIREVSRSARVPEGALVVDLGGRVVYPGFIDPHSDYGLLAEEEGHGQGGRIAWGGPKYEADRIGGSAWNEAIRAEIDWVDSFRPDSTAAQKYLGAGITVTQTTRQEGIFRGRPAVVLLRQGLPNNQVLRARSYPALSFYKGSSAQDYPSSQMGAIALIRQTLLDVDWYRAARAAWERNPGQEMPEFNAAIEALGRQADTMIFVAADDKEIIRAARLAREFGRTFICVGSGCEYERAEEIRGELVELIIPVNYPEAPEVGSLEDELEVTLEDLRHWERAPGNAARLAQEKIPFAFTAAGLDDPSEYLSRVRTAVRYGLPPETALRALTTVPARLCGVDRYVGTLEPGKLANLVVCSGDLFADTTRILAVWAAGQKYEFEPLHPGEYRGQWQLRTAADSATLALEGAPSKLAGRLVAGSDSVELGEIEAARDRITFRADSLWGKPGVCRFSGRLFGDSLRGFVAFPDGRRSEWQAVRTAPLAAEKDTAGAPSPAPEPEPFVSRLTYPNRAYGLESVPVPQDVLVRNATIWTSDEAGVLEGADMLVRGGKIAALGRNLESPSGAAVIDAAGKHVSPGIIDEHSHIAIDGDVNEGTHAVTSEVRIADILDPDDLNIYRELAGGVTASRLLHGSANPIGGQAATIKLRWGLPADSLVFAAAPKAIKFALGENVKQSGWGERFTIRYPQTRLGVDAIIRDAFLAAQAYEQRWDRFRRLGKSEQERTIPPRRDLQLEPLADVLHRRMAIHCHGYVAPEMLMMIRLAQEFDLELQSFAHGLEGYKIARELADAGVGVGSIPDWWAYKFETYDGIPHSPALMSEKGVVVAINSDSPELARHLNQEAAKSVMYGGMKPEEALKMVTINPARLLGVDDLTGSLRVGKDADFVIWSDNPLSIYARAEQTWVDGRKFFDLATDSLLREQLQTEKQRLIQKVLRASGGGSPKRPPRGRPGPPPDGGLSSTEGGAREAHR; this is encoded by the coding sequence ATGAAGTCAAATCACTCGGTCATAATTCTCGCGCTGTGTGCCGGCAGCGTGCTCGCCGCCTCCGGCACCACCCCGGAGCTGGGCATTCGCGATCATACGCCGGATCTCACAGCCCTGGTCAACGCCCGCGTCGTCATCTCCCCCGACCGGACGATCGATTCGGCGGTGATCGTGTTCGAGCACGGTGTCATCCGCGAGGTCAGCCGGTCGGCGCGCGTACCCGAGGGAGCGCTGGTGGTTGACCTCGGCGGCCGCGTGGTCTACCCCGGATTCATCGATCCCCACTCCGACTACGGCCTGCTCGCCGAGGAAGAGGGACACGGCCAGGGCGGCCGAATCGCCTGGGGCGGTCCCAAGTATGAGGCTGACCGGATCGGCGGCAGCGCCTGGAACGAGGCGATCCGCGCCGAGATCGATTGGGTCGATTCCTTCCGACCCGACTCGACGGCGGCCCAGAAGTACCTCGGGGCGGGCATCACGGTGACGCAAACGACCCGACAGGAGGGAATCTTCCGGGGACGCCCGGCTGTGGTTCTCCTGCGGCAGGGGCTGCCCAACAATCAGGTGCTGCGGGCCCGCTCCTATCCGGCGCTGTCGTTCTACAAGGGCTCATCGGCGCAGGATTACCCCTCTTCGCAAATGGGGGCTATCGCCCTGATTCGGCAAACATTGCTCGACGTAGACTGGTATCGGGCCGCGCGGGCGGCCTGGGAACGCAACCCCGGTCAGGAAATGCCCGAATTCAACGCGGCCATCGAGGCTCTGGGACGGCAGGCTGACACCATGATTTTCGTGGCGGCCGATGACAAAGAAATCATCCGGGCCGCACGGCTTGCCCGGGAGTTCGGGCGGACCTTCATTTGTGTCGGCAGCGGGTGCGAATACGAGCGGGCTGAGGAAATCCGCGGTGAGCTGGTGGAGCTGATCATTCCGGTCAACTACCCGGAAGCGCCGGAAGTGGGCTCTCTGGAGGACGAACTCGAGGTCACCCTGGAGGATCTCCGGCACTGGGAGCGCGCCCCCGGCAACGCCGCGCGCCTGGCCCAGGAAAAGATCCCGTTTGCTTTCACCGCGGCCGGCTTGGACGACCCCTCCGAATACCTCTCCCGCGTCCGCACGGCCGTGCGGTACGGTCTGCCCCCGGAAACGGCCCTGAGAGCGCTTACGACGGTCCCTGCGCGGCTCTGCGGAGTAGACCGGTATGTCGGTACCCTCGAACCGGGGAAGCTGGCCAACCTCGTTGTGTGCAGCGGCGACCTGTTCGCCGACACGACGCGCATCCTGGCCGTCTGGGCGGCCGGCCAGAAATACGAGTTCGAGCCGCTGCATCCGGGGGAATACCGGGGTCAGTGGCAACTGCGAACTGCGGCGGACAGCGCGACACTCGCCCTGGAAGGTGCACCATCGAAACTCGCGGGCCGACTGGTGGCCGGCTCCGATTCCGTGGAGCTGGGCGAGATTGAAGCCGCCCGCGACCGCATTACGTTCCGGGCCGACAGCCTCTGGGGGAAGCCCGGAGTCTGCCGGTTCTCTGGGCGGCTGTTCGGAGACTCGCTTCGGGGATTCGTGGCCTTCCCGGACGGCCGGCGCAGCGAATGGCAGGCGGTCCGCACCGCCCCGCTAGCAGCGGAAAAAGACACCGCCGGGGCGCCGTCCCCCGCGCCCGAACCGGAGCCGTTTGTGTCCCGCCTGACCTACCCCAACCGGGCCTACGGTCTGGAATCGGTGCCGGTCCCGCAGGACGTGCTCGTGCGCAACGCGACCATCTGGACGTCGGATGAGGCCGGCGTACTTGAGGGCGCCGACATGCTGGTGCGGGGCGGCAAGATCGCCGCGCTCGGCCGCAACCTCGAGTCGCCCTCGGGGGCGGCGGTGATCGATGCCGCCGGGAAACACGTCTCGCCGGGGATTATCGACGAACACTCGCACATCGCAATTGACGGCGACGTCAACGAGGGAACCCATGCCGTGACCTCCGAGGTGAGGATCGCCGACATCCTCGATCCGGACGACCTGAACATCTACCGCGAACTGGCCGGCGGCGTGACGGCCTCGCGCCTGCTCCACGGATCGGCCAACCCGATCGGCGGACAGGCGGCCACCATCAAGCTGCGCTGGGGGCTCCCGGCGGACAGCCTGGTGTTCGCGGCCGCGCCGAAGGCAATTAAGTTCGCCCTCGGCGAAAACGTCAAACAGAGCGGCTGGGGGGAGCGCTTCACCATCCGCTATCCGCAGACAAGGCTGGGCGTGGACGCGATCATACGCGATGCGTTTCTGGCCGCCCAGGCCTACGAGCAGCGCTGGGACCGCTTCCGCCGCCTCGGCAAGAGCGAGCAGGAGCGAACCATTCCCCCGCGCCGCGACTTGCAGCTTGAGCCCCTCGCCGACGTTCTCCACCGGCGGATGGCGATCCACTGTCACGGATACGTGGCGCCGGAGATGCTCATGATGATCCGCCTCGCCCAGGAGTTTGACCTCGAACTCCAGTCTTTCGCCCATGGTCTCGAGGGCTACAAGATCGCCCGCGAGCTGGCCGACGCCGGCGTCGGCGTGGGCAGCATCCCCGACTGGTGGGCATACAAGTTCGAGACCTATGACGGAATCCCCCACTCCCCCGCCCTCATGAGCGAAAAGGGCGTGGTGGTGGCGATCAACTCCGACAGCCCGGAGCTGGCCCGCCACCTGAACCAGGAGGCGGCCAAATCGGTCATGTACGGCGGGATGAAGCCGGAAGAGGCGCTCAAAATGGTCACGATCAATCCGGCCCGGCTCCTCGGTGTGGATGACTTGACCGGAAGCCTGCGGGTGGGCAAGGACGCCGACTTTGTCATCTGGAGCGACAACCCCCTCTCCATATATGCCCGGGCGGAGCAGACGTGGGTGGACGGTCGGAAGTTCTTCGACCTGGCCACCGACAGCCTGCTCCGGGAGCAGCTTCAGACAGAGAAGCAGCGGTTGATTCAGAAAGTACTGCGGGCTTCCGGAGGCGGGTCGCCCAAGCGGCCGCCGCGCGGACGGCCGGGTCCGCCGCCCGACGGCGGGTTATCTTCGACAGAAGGAGGCGCCCGTGAAGCACACCGGTAG
- a CDS encoding amidohydrolase family protein — protein sequence MLVAFAVSGAAHDYLPGPPQDRPILLRNGKLFTVANGVMDGADLLFESGRITAIGRNLEAPEGAQVIDVTGLHVYPGLIAPHSTLGLSEIGAVRATEDTQERGLAKGELKAYAAYNPDSEIIPTVRANGITTALIVPGGQLVMGRSSLVNLDGWTVEDALVRPVVGLHLSWPRASTTSEWWMEESVEEQKKARQEEQAQLRGVFDQARAYYLAKTADYAIPVDSRWEGFLPLFDRTMPLFVHADDYRQIDQAVALCREYGFRMILVGGREAWKMAPLLRDNGIPVIFGPTQRLPMREDDDYDLNYKIPALLHQAGVEFCFSAGGGATGVRNLPFQAGQAVGFGLPWEAALRSLTLTSAEILGIEGELGSLEVGKRATLVVSDGDLLDPLRARVRMEFIDGRAVDLSSKHTELYQKYRAR from the coding sequence ATGCTCGTCGCCTTTGCTGTCAGCGGAGCCGCCCACGACTATCTCCCCGGCCCGCCGCAGGATCGCCCGATTCTGCTCCGGAACGGCAAGCTCTTCACGGTGGCGAACGGCGTCATGGACGGGGCGGACCTGTTGTTCGAATCCGGGCGCATCACGGCCATCGGGCGGAACCTCGAAGCGCCGGAGGGCGCCCAGGTCATCGACGTCACCGGGCTGCACGTCTACCCCGGCCTGATCGCCCCGCACTCGACTCTCGGTCTGTCCGAAATCGGCGCGGTCCGCGCCACCGAGGATACGCAGGAGCGGGGCCTGGCCAAAGGCGAACTGAAAGCCTACGCGGCGTATAACCCGGACTCCGAGATCATCCCGACCGTTCGCGCCAACGGCATCACCACGGCCTTGATCGTGCCCGGCGGCCAACTCGTGATGGGACGGTCCAGTTTGGTCAATCTGGACGGCTGGACAGTCGAGGACGCGCTGGTGCGGCCGGTCGTTGGGCTCCACCTGAGCTGGCCGCGGGCGTCGACCACTTCGGAGTGGTGGATGGAAGAGTCGGTCGAGGAGCAGAAAAAAGCCCGACAGGAGGAGCAGGCGCAGCTCCGCGGGGTATTCGACCAGGCCCGCGCCTACTATCTCGCCAAAACGGCCGATTATGCCATCCCCGTCGATTCCCGCTGGGAAGGCTTCCTCCCCCTGTTCGACCGCACGATGCCGCTCTTTGTGCATGCCGATGACTACCGGCAGATCGATCAGGCGGTGGCCCTCTGCCGGGAGTACGGTTTCCGGATGATCCTCGTGGGCGGACGGGAGGCCTGGAAGATGGCCCCCCTGCTCCGGGACAACGGCATCCCGGTTATATTCGGACCGACGCAGCGCCTCCCGATGCGGGAGGACGACGACTACGACCTCAACTACAAAATCCCCGCCCTCCTTCACCAGGCCGGGGTGGAGTTCTGTTTTTCGGCCGGGGGCGGGGCGACCGGGGTCCGGAATCTCCCCTTCCAGGCCGGCCAGGCGGTCGGCTTCGGACTGCCGTGGGAGGCGGCTCTCCGGTCCCTCACGCTGACCTCGGCTGAGATTCTGGGGATCGAGGGCGAGCTCGGCTCCCTGGAGGTCGGGAAGCGCGCCACGCTGGTGGTGTCCGACGGCGACCTTCTGGACCCGCTTCGGGCTCGCGTTCGGATGGAGTTCATCGACGGCCGGGCGGTGGATTTGAGTTCGAAACACACCGAGCTCTACCAGAAATACCGGGCCCGGTGA